In Staphylococcus saccharolyticus, one genomic interval encodes:
- a CDS encoding biotin-dependent carboxyltransferase family protein: MSIKILQPGLFTTIQDQGRIGYESLGFTRAGAIDVYSFRLAQKLIGNDGPAIEYTMIGPSIQFLSDNTFTFIGGISKAKLNGNEIKSQVVYYVHKYDKLEVGQVTKGMRGYLVFGHPLNIEKIANSYSTHVKSGIGGFKGRPLQKNDIITTKFNQKFKDSLGKTIAYQSLPKDNIIHVIKGPQFDAFSEDIISKFTNSEFEISQQSDRMGYRLSGEKVPPKESADIISEPVALGSIQVPNDGNPIILLNDKQTVGGYTKIATVTQIDLKKLAQLKPGETIRFKWITVEEATQQYRQFNTKFEQQLIDLSERPLFNLSNIRNTSKKLATLIEGNKGE; the protein is encoded by the coding sequence ATGAGTATTAAAATTTTACAGCCTGGCTTATTTACAACTATTCAAGATCAAGGGCGAATAGGTTATGAAAGTTTAGGATTTACAAGAGCAGGAGCTATTGATGTTTATAGTTTTAGATTAGCTCAAAAACTTATTGGCAATGATGGTCCAGCGATAGAGTATACCATGATAGGTCCATCAATTCAGTTTTTGAGTGATAATACATTTACGTTTATTGGAGGGATATCTAAAGCTAAATTAAATGGTAATGAGATAAAATCACAAGTTGTATATTATGTACATAAATACGATAAATTAGAAGTAGGTCAAGTAACTAAAGGCATGCGCGGATATCTCGTTTTTGGTCACCCGCTAAACATCGAAAAAATAGCAAATAGTTACTCTACACATGTAAAAAGTGGCATTGGCGGTTTTAAAGGACGTCCTCTACAAAAGAATGATATTATAACAACAAAATTTAATCAAAAGTTCAAAGATTCTTTAGGGAAAACTATAGCTTATCAATCTTTGCCTAAAGATAATATTATACATGTAATCAAGGGGCCACAATTTGATGCTTTTTCAGAGGATATCATATCCAAATTTACTAACTCAGAATTTGAAATATCTCAACAATCAGATCGCATGGGTTATCGATTATCTGGAGAGAAAGTACCACCTAAAGAAAGTGCTGATATTATCTCAGAACCAGTGGCTTTAGGCAGCATCCAAGTGCCTAATGATGGAAACCCGATTATATTACTCAACGATAAGCAAACAGTAGGGGGATATACTAAAATCGCTACTGTTACACAAATAGATTTAAAAAAGTTAGCTCAGTTAAAACCAGGAGAAACGATTCGTTTTAAGTGGATAACAGTCGAAGAAGCTACACAGCAATATCGTCAATTTAATACCAAATTTGAACAACAGCTCATTGATCTTTCTGAGAGACCACTGTTCAACCTTAGCAATATTAGGAATACTTCTAAAAAATTAGCAACACTCATTGAGGGGAACAAAGGAGAATGA
- a CDS encoding IreB family regulatory phosphoprotein: MENFDKTMKFDYEEIPKEDVKTVLKNVHRTLEERGYNAVNQIVGYLLSGDPAYIPRQNEARNQIRRIDRDVIMEELVSNYLNESNQ, translated from the coding sequence ATGGAAAATTTTGATAAAACAATGAAATTTGATTACGAAGAAATTCCAAAAGAAGATGTCAAAACAGTATTAAAAAATGTACATCGCACACTAGAAGAAAGAGGATATAATGCTGTTAATCAAATAGTAGGATATCTACTATCTGGTGATCCTGCCTATATTCCACGTCAAAACGAAGCAAGAAATCAAATTCGCCGCATTGATCGTGACGTAATTATGGAAGAACTTGTTTCGAATTATCTAAATGAGTCTAATCAATAA
- the pxpA gene encoding 5-oxoprolinase subunit PxpA has product MNIDLNCDLGEAYGNYSFGSDQDIIPLITSANIACGFHAGDENVMNRTIQLAKKHQVGIGAHPGLPDLKGFGRHNMDIAPEEIYNIVIYQLGALNGFCRIHDVKMNHVKPHGALYQMGAKDKNIARAITKAVVDFDSELIFVGLANSLLITEAEKMGIKVVSEVFADRRYEDDGQLVSRKDPNATISNTDEAVQQVLKMVIDNKVVSKNGKDIDIQADTICIHGDGSYALEFVTQIRNKLKKEGIDIQSL; this is encoded by the coding sequence ATGAATATCGATTTAAATTGTGATTTAGGAGAAGCATACGGTAATTATTCATTTGGTAGCGACCAAGATATTATACCTTTAATTACCTCTGCAAATATTGCGTGTGGTTTCCATGCCGGAGATGAAAATGTTATGAATCGTACTATTCAACTTGCGAAAAAGCACCAAGTAGGCATTGGAGCGCATCCTGGTCTTCCAGATTTAAAGGGATTTGGCCGTCATAACATGGATATTGCACCTGAGGAAATATATAATATTGTCATTTATCAATTAGGAGCATTAAACGGCTTTTGTAGAATTCATGATGTCAAAATGAATCATGTTAAACCCCACGGTGCACTTTATCAAATGGGTGCAAAAGATAAAAATATTGCACGTGCAATTACAAAAGCGGTAGTCGATTTTGATTCAGAACTTATATTTGTTGGACTTGCTAATAGTTTATTAATCACTGAGGCAGAAAAGATGGGTATCAAAGTCGTATCTGAGGTTTTTGCTGATCGTCGATATGAAGATGATGGACAATTAGTAAGTAGAAAGGACCCTAATGCCACAATTAGTAATACAGATGAAGCTGTTCAACAAGTACTTAAAATGGTTATTGACAATAAAGTGGTAAGTAAAAATGGTAAAGATATTGATATACAAGCAGATACAATATGTATTCATGGTGATGGTTCGTATGCTTTAGAATTCGTCACTCAAATCAGAAATAAATTAAAGAAAGAAGGCATTGATATTCAATCCTTATAG
- a CDS encoding O-methyltransferase, protein MNLNQNYLTQLHQSLDNEIENLRDDAESNQVPIVDKLTLDLLKQLIRMNNAKEILEIGTAIGYSSMQFASISDGIKVTTIERNENMIMNAKVHFQEFNYQHQIRLIEADALEAYDQVNDREYDMIFIDAAKAQSRKFFELYTPLLKKGGLVVTDNVLYHGFVSNIDIVRSRNVKQMVKKVQQYNQWLMKQSHFTTNFINMDDGIAISIKGE, encoded by the coding sequence ATGAATTTAAACCAAAATTATTTAACGCAATTACACCAATCTTTAGATAACGAAATAGAAAATCTTAGAGATGACGCAGAAAGTAATCAAGTACCAATAGTTGATAAATTAACATTAGATTTGTTAAAGCAATTAATACGCATGAACAATGCTAAAGAAATTTTAGAAATAGGAACTGCTATTGGATATAGTTCAATGCAATTTGCTTCTATATCTGATGGCATAAAGGTAACAACAATAGAGCGTAATGAAAATATGATTATGAATGCAAAGGTTCATTTTCAAGAGTTTAATTACCAACATCAAATAAGACTTATCGAAGCCGATGCATTGGAAGCATATGACCAAGTGAACGATAGAGAATATGATATGATATTTATCGATGCAGCAAAGGCACAATCAAGAAAATTTTTTGAGTTGTATACGCCCTTATTAAAAAAAGGAGGGCTAGTGGTAACAGATAACGTATTGTACCATGGATTTGTGTCTAATATAGATATCGTTAGATCTAGAAATGTTAAACAGATGGTTAAAAAAGTTCAACAATATAACCAATGGTTAATGAAGCAATCCCATTTTACAACAAACTTTATAAACATGGATGATGGAATAGCAATTTCAATTAAAGGAGAATGA
- a CDS encoding acetyl-CoA carboxylase biotin carboxyl carrier protein — protein MILNKIEEIIKLVKSNDVKKFKYKDFENEIELDFTESYSNTSLKQSSTINQAEKNNEHQLLSQHKDQTTGDFKEIKSPMVGTFFLQDSKDLTKPMINVGDQINEGDIIAYIEAMKVMNEVVSDISGEVTDILIEHGKNVEYDQVIVKIK, from the coding sequence ATGATTTTAAATAAAATAGAAGAAATAATTAAATTAGTTAAATCCAATGATGTAAAAAAGTTTAAGTATAAAGATTTTGAAAATGAAATCGAATTAGATTTCACAGAGAGTTATTCCAATACATCATTGAAACAATCTTCGACCATCAATCAAGCAGAAAAAAATAATGAACATCAATTATTATCTCAACACAAAGATCAAACGACTGGTGATTTCAAGGAAATCAAATCACCTATGGTAGGCACATTCTTTTTACAAGACAGTAAAGATTTAACAAAACCTATGATTAATGTTGGAGACCAAATTAATGAAGGTGACATCATTGCTTATATTGAGGCAATGAAAGTCATGAATGAAGTGGTAAGTGATATTAGTGGAGAAGTTACCGATATCTTAATAGAACATGGTAAAAATGTTGAGTATGATCAAGTGATAGTTAAAATAAAATAA
- a CDS encoding peptidase U32 family protein, with protein MKTLEEVHKTSKSTMKKPELLAPAGNLEKLKIAVHYGADAVFLGGQEYGLRSNADNFTMEEITEGVEFANRYGAKIYVTTNIIAHDENIDGLEDYLRQLDATGATGIIVADPLIIETCKAVASRLEIHLSTQQSLSNYKAVEFWKEEGLNRVVLARETGAMEMREMKEKVDIEIEAFIHGAMCIAYSGRCTLSNHMTARDSNRGGCCQSCRWDYDLIEVDNNGELDLYYKDDDVTPFAMSPKDLKLIESIPQMMELGIDSLKIEGRMKSIHYIATVVSVYRKVINAYAEDPKNFKIKPEWLKELDKCANRDTAPAFFQGTPGFEEQMFGEEQSKKSAYDFCGLVLDYNDETKLATIQQRNHFKPGQEIEFFGPEIDGFKQVVDSIYDEEGNSLDAARHPLQIVQIKVDRPIYPNNMMRKEIG; from the coding sequence ATGAAAACATTAGAAGAAGTGCATAAAACTTCAAAATCGACAATGAAAAAGCCAGAATTACTTGCACCTGCAGGAAACTTAGAAAAACTTAAAATAGCAGTCCATTATGGGGCAGATGCAGTATTTTTAGGTGGTCAAGAGTACGGTTTACGTTCTAATGCAGATAATTTTACCATGGAAGAAATTACTGAAGGAGTAGAATTTGCTAATCGTTATGGGGCTAAAATATATGTAACAACGAATATCATTGCTCATGATGAAAATATAGATGGTTTAGAAGATTATTTACGCCAATTAGATGCAACAGGAGCGACGGGAATAATTGTAGCGGATCCTTTAATTATTGAAACGTGTAAAGCAGTTGCATCAAGATTAGAAATTCATTTATCCACTCAACAATCTCTTTCGAATTATAAAGCTGTTGAATTTTGGAAAGAAGAAGGATTAAATCGAGTAGTGTTAGCACGTGAAACCGGTGCAATGGAAATGCGTGAAATGAAAGAAAAAGTCGATATTGAAATAGAAGCTTTTATTCATGGAGCTATGTGTATTGCATATTCAGGACGTTGTACATTAAGCAATCATATGACAGCTCGTGATTCTAATCGTGGCGGATGTTGTCAAAGTTGTCGTTGGGATTATGACTTAATAGAGGTTGATAACAATGGGGAGTTAGATTTATATTATAAAGATGATGATGTGACACCATTCGCGATGAGTCCTAAGGATTTGAAATTAATTGAATCAATTCCACAAATGATGGAATTAGGTATAGATTCTTTAAAAATTGAAGGACGAATGAAATCTATTCATTATATTGCTACAGTAGTGTCTGTATATCGTAAAGTTATCAATGCATACGCTGAAGACCCTAAAAATTTCAAAATTAAACCTGAATGGTTAAAGGAATTAGATAAATGTGCAAATAGAGATACAGCACCAGCATTCTTCCAAGGTACACCAGGATTTGAAGAGCAAATGTTTGGAGAAGAACAATCTAAGAAATCAGCTTATGATTTCTGTGGACTTGTTTTGGATTACAATGATGAAACAAAATTAGCTACAATTCAACAAAGAAATCATTTTAAACCAGGACAAGAAATCGAATTTTTCGGTCCTGAAATTGATGGTTTTAAACAAGTGGTTGATTCAATTTATGATGAAGAAGGAAATAGTTTGGATGCAGCACGTCATCCATTACAAATTGTTCAAATTAAAGTCGATCGACCTATTTATCCTAATAACATGATGAGAAAGGAAATCGGCTAA
- the greA gene encoding transcription elongation factor GreA, with product MENQKQYPMTQEGFEKLEQELEQLKTVKRPEVVEKIKIARSFGDLSENSEYDAAKDEQGFIEQDIQRIEHMIRNALIIEDNGDNNAVQIGKTVTFVELPGDEEESYQIVGSAEADAFKGKISNESPMATALIGKGLNDEVRVPLPNGGEMNVKIVDIK from the coding sequence ATGGAAAATCAAAAACAATATCCAATGACCCAAGAAGGTTTTGAAAAACTTGAACAAGAACTAGAACAATTAAAAACGGTTAAAAGACCTGAAGTAGTTGAAAAAATCAAGATAGCTCGCTCTTTCGGTGATTTATCAGAGAACTCTGAGTATGATGCAGCTAAAGACGAACAAGGTTTTATTGAACAAGATATTCAACGTATTGAACATATGATCAGAAATGCTTTAATCATTGAAGATAATGGGGATAACAATGCAGTTCAGATAGGCAAAACTGTGACGTTTGTAGAACTACCAGGTGATGAAGAAGAAAGCTATCAAATTGTGGGTTCTGCCGAAGCCGATGCATTCAAAGGTAAAATTTCAAATGAGTCTCCAATGGCGACAGCACTTATAGGTAAAGGCTTAAATGATGAGGTTCGTGTACCACTACCTAATGGTGGCGAAATGAACGTTAAAATTGTAGATATTAAATAA
- the pxpB gene encoding 5-oxoprolinase subunit PxpB, whose amino-acid sequence METKLINEQTIMIYFDNKINNQTYQQVQLTTQFIEDSHISEIIDIIPSYRAILIYFDNTNVSGTEVLENLELYKLKHSKDLKHSKNRVIQIPVCYGNNYGPDLSEVAKHNQLSEKEVIEIHTQQAYLIYMLGFMPGFSYLGGLDQRLHTPRRSEPRIKIDEGSVGIANNQTGLYPMESPGGWQIIGRTPLKVFDIESKPMTLYKAGDYIQFYEINNKEYIEISEATQRGEFKQDKWVKYENEY is encoded by the coding sequence TTGGAGACGAAATTAATAAATGAACAAACAATCATGATTTATTTTGACAATAAAATTAATAATCAGACATATCAGCAAGTACAATTGACTACACAATTCATAGAAGACAGCCACATTTCAGAAATAATTGATATTATACCATCATATCGGGCCATTTTAATTTATTTTGATAATACGAATGTCAGTGGCACAGAAGTATTAGAAAATTTAGAACTTTACAAATTAAAGCATTCTAAAGATTTAAAGCATTCTAAAAATCGAGTGATTCAAATTCCTGTTTGTTATGGTAATAACTATGGACCTGATTTATCTGAAGTGGCAAAGCATAATCAGTTATCAGAAAAAGAAGTTATAGAAATACATACTCAACAGGCTTATTTAATTTATATGCTAGGTTTTATGCCTGGCTTCTCATATTTAGGAGGGTTAGATCAAAGATTACATACACCAAGACGCTCAGAACCTCGAATTAAAATTGATGAAGGTTCAGTAGGTATCGCTAATAATCAAACAGGTTTATATCCAATGGAATCACCGGGAGGTTGGCAAATCATTGGTCGTACACCTTTAAAAGTATTCGATATAGAAAGTAAACCAATGACTTTATACAAGGCTGGTGATTATATTCAATTTTATGAAATTAACAATAAAGAATATATTGAAATATCTGAAGCGACACAAAGGGGAGAATTTAAACAAGATAAGTGGGTGAAATATGAAAATGAGTATTAA
- the udk gene encoding uridine kinase, with protein sequence MNQTTIIGIAGGSGSGKTTVTNEIMKNLEGHSVALLAQDYYYKDQSHLTFDERLETNYDHPFAFDNDLLIDNLKDLRNGITVEVPTYDYSTHTRSDETIAFDPKDVIIVEGIFALENKTLRDIMDVKIYVDTDADLRILRRLTRDTKERGRNMESVINQYLNVVRPMHEQFIEPTKRHADIIIPEGGSNKVAIDIMTTKIQSLVSKK encoded by the coding sequence ATGAATCAGACTACGATTATTGGTATCGCTGGAGGTTCAGGCTCTGGTAAAACTACAGTTACCAATGAAATAATGAAAAATTTGGAAGGTCATAGTGTCGCATTATTAGCTCAAGATTATTATTATAAAGATCAATCGCACTTAACATTTGACGAACGTCTTGAAACTAACTATGATCACCCTTTTGCATTTGATAATGATTTATTAATTGATAATTTAAAAGATTTAAGAAATGGAATAACAGTTGAAGTACCGACTTATGATTATTCCACACATACGCGTAGTGATGAAACAATTGCATTTGACCCAAAAGATGTTATTATCGTAGAAGGTATCTTTGCTTTAGAAAATAAAACTTTACGAGATATTATGGATGTCAAAATATATGTTGATACTGATGCTGATTTAAGAATTTTACGTAGACTTACTCGTGATACAAAAGAACGGGGACGCAACATGGAATCAGTGATTAATCAATATTTAAATGTAGTCAGACCCATGCATGAGCAATTTATAGAACCTACAAAAAGACATGCAGATATTATTATTCCTGAAGGTGGGAGTAACAAAGTTGCTATTGATATAATGACTACAAAGATTCAATCGCTCGTTAGCAAAAAATAG
- a CDS encoding DUF1292 domain-containing protein, with amino-acid sequence MTEQNHEHNHDADLSINNQEELLTLYDEDGNEVLYRKMLEFYHPKFKKEYVVLAEEGAQSDEDDMIELVPMINEPDESGDGGKLVPIETDEEWDMIEEVVNTEINE; translated from the coding sequence ATGACTGAACAAAACCATGAACACAATCATGATGCTGATTTAAGCATCAATAATCAAGAAGAATTATTAACACTATATGATGAAGATGGTAATGAAGTTCTATATCGTAAAATGTTAGAATTTTATCATCCGAAATTTAAAAAAGAATATGTCGTTTTAGCTGAAGAAGGTGCTCAATCAGATGAAGATGACATGATTGAACTTGTTCCAATGATTAATGAACCTGATGAATCTGGTGATGGTGGTAAATTGGTACCTATTGAAACAGATGAAGAGTGGGACATGATTGAAGAAGTTGTTAATACGGAAATTAACGAGTAA
- a CDS encoding acetyl-CoA carboxylase biotin carboxylase subunit has protein sequence MYRCLIANRGEIAVRIIRACKELNIETVAIYAKGDEKSLHVSLADHTICIGEANPLDSYLNINRIITAAKVTGANAIHPGYGFLSESTHFVEAVEQNDICFVGPNKSTIEMIGDKITARQTVNRAGVPVIPGSDDEVQSVEEIKILAEEIGYPVVLKAASGGGGKGIRIVKEPEQLEKALTEAKSEGQKYFNDDRVYVETFIPVAKHVEVQIIGDGENNYVHLGERDCSVQRKNQKLIEESPCAALTEERRITICNDAVKVAKASKYRSAGTIEFLVTEDAHYFIEMNARIQVEHTVTEMRTDRDLLQAQLYLLEHEELPFTQNDIVFNGHVIEARINAENPEKNFQPTPGKVKKLHLPQGFNIRVDSLLYTGYQVSPYYDSLVAKVTVKDSNRQLAINKLKVALDEMVIEGFTTTANFLYAVLNYPQYANGDATEVDIKFLEKHQIIKGGAL, from the coding sequence ATGTATCGATGTTTGATTGCAAATAGAGGCGAAATAGCAGTAAGAATTATTCGCGCTTGTAAAGAACTTAACATTGAAACAGTTGCTATTTATGCTAAAGGCGATGAAAAAAGTTTACATGTAAGCTTAGCGGATCACACGATATGCATAGGTGAAGCCAATCCTTTAGATAGTTATTTAAACATTAATCGTATCATCACAGCTGCAAAAGTCACTGGTGCAAATGCTATTCATCCTGGCTATGGTTTTTTGTCAGAATCAACACATTTTGTTGAAGCTGTAGAACAAAATGATATTTGTTTTGTAGGGCCAAATAAAAGTACAATAGAGATGATAGGTGATAAAATTACTGCACGTCAAACAGTTAATCGAGCTGGTGTTCCTGTAATACCTGGCTCTGATGATGAAGTACAAAGTGTAGAAGAAATTAAAATTTTAGCTGAAGAAATCGGTTATCCAGTCGTTCTTAAAGCCGCAAGTGGTGGCGGTGGTAAAGGTATTCGAATTGTTAAAGAACCGGAGCAACTAGAAAAAGCATTAACTGAAGCAAAAAGTGAAGGACAAAAATACTTTAATGATGACCGAGTTTATGTTGAAACATTCATACCTGTAGCTAAACACGTTGAAGTTCAAATTATTGGAGACGGAGAAAATAATTACGTTCACCTAGGTGAACGTGATTGTTCTGTCCAACGTAAAAATCAAAAGTTAATAGAAGAATCACCTTGTGCTGCTTTAACTGAAGAAAGAAGAATAACTATTTGTAACGATGCTGTTAAAGTAGCTAAAGCTTCAAAATATCGTAGTGCAGGCACAATTGAATTTTTAGTGACCGAAGATGCACATTATTTTATTGAAATGAATGCACGAATTCAGGTTGAGCATACCGTCACTGAAATGAGAACAGATAGAGATTTATTACAAGCTCAATTATATTTATTAGAACATGAAGAGTTACCATTTACACAAAATGACATTGTATTTAATGGACATGTAATTGAAGCACGTATCAACGCTGAAAATCCAGAAAAGAATTTTCAACCCACACCTGGTAAAGTAAAAAAATTACATCTTCCACAAGGATTTAATATACGTGTAGATTCTTTACTATATACAGGTTACCAAGTATCCCCTTACTATGATTCACTTGTGGCTAAGGTAACTGTTAAAGATTCAAATAGGCAATTAGCTATCAATAAATTGAAAGTGGCATTAGATGAGATGGTGATTGAAGGATTTACTACTACAGCAAATTTTCTATATGCCGTATTAAATTATCCTCAATATGCTAATGGTGATGCGACCGAGGTTGATATTAAATTTCTTGAAAAACACCAAATCATAAAAGGGGGGGCGCTATAA
- the ruvX gene encoding Holliday junction resolvase RuvX — MLKHKIIGLDVGSKTVGIAISDLMGWTAQGFDTLRINEEQNELGIDQLIKIIKDNQVGTVVIGLPKNMNNSIGFRGEASIQYKEKLQEALPHIEVIMWDERLSTMAAERSLLEANVSRQKRKKVIDKMAAVFILQGYLDSIQ; from the coding sequence ATGTTAAAACATAAAATCATAGGCTTAGATGTAGGAAGCAAAACTGTTGGCATTGCTATAAGCGACCTTATGGGCTGGACAGCCCAAGGGTTTGACACACTCCGTATCAACGAAGAACAGAACGAGTTAGGGATTGATCAACTCATTAAGATTATCAAAGACAATCAAGTTGGAACTGTTGTGATTGGATTACCTAAAAATATGAATAACTCAATTGGATTTCGAGGTGAGGCTTCTATACAATACAAAGAGAAACTTCAAGAAGCTTTACCTCACATAGAGGTTATAATGTGGGATGAGCGTTTAAGTACCATGGCTGCTGAACGTTCTCTACTTGAAGCCAATGTTTCAAGACAAAAAAGAAAAAAAGTTATAGATAAAATGGCAGCGGTATTTATATTACAAGGCTATTTAGACTCTATTCAATAA
- a CDS encoding peptidase U32 family protein, whose amino-acid sequence MVELLVTPKSITHMETLIEKGADAFVIGEQKFGLRLPGEFNRDAMKEAVAFAHQNNKKVYAAVNSIFHNYHLDALEDYIQFLHDIQVDRIIFGDPAVVMYVKQQEHPISLHWDAETLVTNYFQCNYWGKRGAIRAVLARELSLEEIIHIKEHANVEIEVQVHGMTCMFQSKRMLLGNYYTFQDRQMKIQRNTYHDDLLLYDEERDNKYPVFEDYNGTHIMSPNDICLIEELEPFFEAGIDALKIDGILQSEEYINVVTEQYREAIDLYNEDPEAYEDEKFMLVDLIEDIQPEHRPIDEGFLYKQTVY is encoded by the coding sequence ATGGTGGAATTATTAGTTACTCCTAAGTCAATAACTCATATGGAAACACTGATAGAAAAAGGTGCAGATGCTTTTGTTATTGGTGAACAAAAATTTGGTTTAAGACTTCCAGGAGAATTTAATCGTGATGCTATGAAAGAAGCAGTAGCGTTCGCACATCAAAATAATAAAAAGGTTTATGCAGCTGTCAATAGTATTTTTCACAATTATCATTTAGATGCCTTAGAAGACTACATTCAGTTTTTACATGATATACAAGTGGATAGAATAATATTTGGTGATCCAGCTGTAGTAATGTATGTTAAGCAACAAGAACACCCAATTTCATTGCACTGGGACGCTGAGACACTCGTAACAAATTATTTTCAATGTAATTATTGGGGAAAAAGGGGCGCTATAAGAGCTGTATTAGCAAGAGAGCTAAGTTTGGAGGAAATCATTCATATCAAGGAACATGCTAATGTAGAAATTGAAGTGCAAGTTCATGGTATGACGTGTATGTTCCAATCTAAACGCATGTTACTGGGTAATTATTATACTTTCCAAGATAGACAAATGAAAATACAACGAAACACTTATCATGATGATTTATTACTGTATGATGAAGAAAGAGACAATAAATATCCTGTTTTTGAGGATTATAACGGTACGCATATTATGTCTCCAAATGACATATGTTTAATCGAGGAATTAGAGCCCTTCTTTGAAGCTGGTATTGATGCTTTAAAAATTGATGGTATTTTACAAAGTGAAGAATATATAAATGTTGTCACAGAGCAATATAGAGAAGCAATAGATTTATACAATGAAGATCCTGAGGCTTATGAAGATGAAAAGTTCATGTTAGTTGATCTTATTGAAGATATACAACCTGAACACCGTCCTATTGATGAAGGTTTCTTATATAAGCAAACAGTATATTGA